Genomic window (Paraglaciecola psychrophila 170):
TAAATACAAAAATGGATTGATTTATAAAATCAATGTCTTTTACACGTAGACGCAACGCCTCGTGCACCCTTAAACCACAACCATATAAAATAGCTGTTATCAGCCAATACTTACCCAACATACATTTTAATATTTTTTGCACTTCTTCAGCATTTAACACAGTAGGTAGATTTCTAGGCTTTTTAGCATAACCAAACTTCAGATTTTTAAGCTCTCTATCCAATACATGTTTATACATAAATACAATCGCACATAATGCTTGATTTTGTGTGGCCGCACTAACGCCTCTAGAAACAGCAAGGTGAGATAAAAATGTCTCTACCTCTTTATTGCCCATTTCATTTGGATGCTTTAAATGATGAAAACGAATAAAGTACCTTGCCCAATACAAATAAGACTTTTCAGTTTTCAAATGTACTGTTTTGTGCGAATAACCGCTCGAATTGATTCTATAAAAGGTGACATATTGACTTCCCCAAGTGCTGTATATATAAGGGGTATCCACTTACCTCCACCTATGTCAATATGTAGTGGTGGCTATTTCATTAAATTCACTAAAATCGGGTAAAGATTATCCCGGAAATTGGACTCAGTTTTTACAATGGTTTCCGGATGAT
Coding sequences:
- a CDS encoding integron integrase; its protein translation is MDTPYIYSTWGSQYVTFYRINSSGYSHKTVHLKTEKSYLYWARYFIRFHHLKHPNEMGNKEVETFLSHLAVSRGVSAATQNQALCAIVFMYKHVLDRELKNLKFGYAKKPRNLPTVLNAEEVQKILKCMLGKYWLITAILYGCGLRVHEALRLRVKDIDFINQSIFVFSGKDRYTLLPQSLADSIKNQMAIAKKCHDKDMCEGFGMASLPPSLIRKCGNAAKQMSWQFLFPSSVRCTHPIDGYICRHHIHETSYAKYLRQAVSKSGVMKRVTAHTFRHSFIKYVLAFYPSGHPADVQI